One Hordeum vulgare subsp. vulgare chromosome 4H, MorexV3_pseudomolecules_assembly, whole genome shotgun sequence DNA window includes the following coding sequences:
- the LOC123447874 gene encoding DNA-directed RNA polymerases I and III subunit RPAC2 produces MEHGSLTDSSASTFSIMEEDHTLANSVRFVLNQDPRVAFCGYSIPHPADNKVNIRVQTTGDPAKDVMKDALQDLMVMGQHVRGTFDKAVADFKSKMPAEQMDVDVNQQ; encoded by the exons ATGGAGCACGGTTCGCTGACGGATTCGAGCGCGTCGACCTTCTCCATCATGGAGGAGGATCACACCCTCGCCAACTCCGTCAGATTCGTCCTCAACCAGGA CCCAAGGGTAGCATTTTGTGGATATAGCATCCCTCATCCTGCTGACAACAAAGTCAACATAAGAGTTCAGACCACAG GAGATCCAGCAAAGGATGTAATGAAAGATGCTTTACAAGACCTGATGGTGATGGGCCAGCATGTTAGAGGGACTTTTGACAAAGCAGTGGCCGATTTTAAATCAAAGATGCCTGCAGAACAAATGGATGTTGATGTGAACCAGCAATGA